Genomic segment of Oncorhynchus tshawytscha isolate Ot180627B linkage group LG13, Otsh_v2.0, whole genome shotgun sequence:
TAGAAGAAAACTATTATTTGTGAGAGAAAGAACATGTAATTTGATGCTTAAAACACACAGGAGATTCCCAACCTTATTTCACAGGGTGGTGGCTCTACCTTGTTAGGTGATCACACCCACAGTTTGCTGATTTGGGAGGCCCaggtctgggattgatttacagtGCTTGACTATCATTATGAAACATACCAAATAGCTTAGACTTGCCCCTCTTCACTCACTCACTTCCTTAATGTCTCCCATAAGCCCCGGATGAATTATTCCAGAGGGGCTGGAATTTTTGACTGTTTCTTGTAAAGTTGACTTTTTAGACTGTTAGCTGTCCATACACCTatgtcaaggtgtgtgtgtgtgtgtgtgtgtgtgtgtgtgtgtgtgtgtgtgtgtgtgtgtgtgtgtgtgtgtggtctagcTACAGGGTCCCTCTCCTCATGTGAGCACAAGCTGCCCCTGAGTGCTCAGACGCATCTTGAGGCCTGCCTCAGTCCCTCTCCTCATGTTGATTTACTCTCTTCCCTGTGGTACTGTGAGTCTGCTGGCTGAGGGATTCATAGGTGTGGGGTTATTATCAACGCCTGTCAGAGGATAGCTGTTATTTATTACTGAATTAACAGCAAACAGGACCGTATTACAGTTGCCCCAGGATACACAAAGCCCCATTCTGTACTAGCTTACCTGTTGattaactctctccctctctatctctataccaCATTTACTCATGTGAGTAATGAAAATGTTATTATAATCTTTGTATCTAGATGCTAAGTTTGCCAACAGTGTTGGTGTAAGGTTACATGATCCACCCTAAGAGCAGTATCCTGGTCTAACCGCAGCCGTCTAGGAAAGGTGGCTACAGTACCCATGAAGTCTATTTTGTTTGATAGAGGCACACttcgtgtttaattgctatattgtaaaatactttgccaccatggcctatttattgccttacctctcttaccCTACCTCAtttgccctttcctgttttagcatgtgCTTCCAGGTTTGTGACAACacttttgggaaggccctttcctgttttagcatgtcaaagcgaggtccatacagaaacagtttgttgagattggtgtggaagaacttgactggcctgcacagagccctgacctcaaccctggaACGCTGACTGGGGCtgaatggctgaatggaagcaagtcccccccagcaatgttccaacatctagtggaagccttcccaacagagtggaggctgttatagcaaccaaggtgggaccaactccatgcccatgattttggaatgagatgtttgatgaggaggtgtccacatacttttgttcatgtagtgttTATTTCCACAATATGAGGATGGACTAATGCTTTGAAATTATGAAAATGAAGATCATCCTAgcaaaacaggctgaaatatcaggcagtcttttcaaacagctcttacactgaaACAGCATTGAGTTTTggtctgcctggtgacatcaccatgcagtaaaATAGTTAATTGGCCAATAGGAAAGAGAGTTCCAATCCTCTCTGCCaaaaacagctagttttcagttttcccctctccactcccagacagtccttgcaaaattattgcttgatgaatttctctttgctaagaagctatttttttttttttttaccattttaataaaaatatatataaagcaaggtacttaattgttaccttgaaatgcttgatattgagataaaaatggctgcgttAGAACTTGAATACTTACAGAAACAGCAGCATGGCTATTTGTGGTGGTAATAGTGGGTTTCTTCAACAGGTGCTATTGAAGTTTCTGTCGAAATATGACCGTGAGTCTGACACAGAAACATGTTGAATGGGGTGGGGGAatgtgtgtttgtctttattCCTTGATACTCACTTCCTGTACCTCAAGTATCACAGAACCGACTCTTATGTTTTGAATGCATATGTCATACAACACATCACTTTTATATCactatttttgtttttattgcacacacattataaaatggatcacattattacacatatagcctacagtatatgTATGACATGCATGGAGTTCCCTGTACACAAACATTTGCACGCTTTAAAGGGAAAAAGATAACAAAAATAGCTAGTGTAGATATAGTACAAATCATGCAGAACATAGTCACCACCTCTGGGATGAAGCACTTCTCAAAGCAtaaagtggcaagaaaaagtatgcaAACTCTTTGGAATGATCTGGATTTctacataaattggtcataaaattagatctgatcttcatctaaatcacaacaacaaacagacaaacaaactaataacttaaactaataacacacaaattattgtatctttcttgtctatattgaatacataatttaaacattcagtgtagtttgggaaaagtatgtgaatccctacgctaatgacttctccaaaacctaattggagtcaggagtcagctaatgTGGAGTCCAGTCAATGAgaggagattggagatgttggataGAGCTGCCCTGCACTTTAAAAACCACTCAAAAAtgttgagtttgctattcacaagaaacaTTGCCCGATGTGATCCATGCCTCGAACAacagagatctcagaagacccaagattaagaaatgttgacttgcataaagctgaaaAGGGTTACAAacgtatctctaaaagccttgatgttcatcagaccacggtaagacaaattgtctatacatGGAGaatgttcagcactgttgctactctccctaggagtttgtcctgcaaagatgactgcaagagcacagagcgctcaatgaggttaagaagaatcctggaGTGTAAGAGCACAGAgcgctcaatgaggttaagaagaatcctggagtgtcagtgtaacggatgtgaaacggctagcttagttagcagtgtgcgctaaatagcgtttcaatcggtgacgtcacttgctctgagaccttgaagtagtagttccccttgctctgcaagggccacggcttttgtggagcgatgggtaacgatgcttcgtgggtgaatgttgttgatgtgtgcagagggtccctggttcgcgcccgggtatgggcgaggggacggtctaaagttatactgttacatcagCTAAAGActaacagaaatctctggaacatgctaccATCTCCATTGACGGGTCTATGAAACAAGAAtcgtgttcatgggaggacagcacagaagaagccactgctgtccaaaaaaaccattgctgcacatctgaagttcgcaaaagagcatctggattttccacagtgctactggcaaaatattatgtggacagatgaaactaaagttgagttgtttggaaggaacacacaacactatgtgtggagaaaaaaatgcacatcacaccaacatcaaaacctcatcccaactgtaaagtatggtgaagggagtatcatggtttggggctgctttgctgcctcaggacctgggcAGCAtagacggaaaaatgaattcccatgtTTATCAAGATATCTTActggagaatgtaaggctatctgtccgccaattgaagctcaacagaagttggggtgatgcaacatgacaacgacccaaaacacaggagtaaatcaacaacagaatggcttcaacagaagaaaatactcattctggagtggcccattcagagtcctgacctcaaccggGCAGAGATGCTGTtgcatgacctcgagagcggtacacaccagacatcccaagaatattgctgaacttaaatagttttgtaaagaggaatggtccaaaattcttcctgaccattgtgcaggtctgatctgcaactacatGAAACGTTtcgttgaggttattgctgacaaaggagggtcaaccagttattaaatccaagggttcacatacttgttCCACCCTGCACagtgaatgtttacatggtgtgttccATAATGACATGAaaagtataattgtttgtgtgttattagtttaagcagactgtgtttgtctattgttgtgacttagatgaagatcagatcaaatttcatGACCAATTTATGgaagtccaggtaattccaaagggtttttcttgccactgtatttaGTTTAGTTGTATTCTAAAACGTAGGAAATGCTCAACACAGCATTGTGTTCATATTGAGACACAAATGGAGACAATCCCTATAGTTTTGATTTTGACGAAATAGACTAGTGCAGGAGAGACAATTCTTAgccaatgttttatttttaatcctgGAGTATCAAAACAATTATTGACTTTTGTTTCTAATTTATACATTATTTTAGTTGCATCAGAGTAAATACTTTATTCTAATACCTTTCCAGACGTGACTAAAGATTTCGTTAAGATTTCGTTTTAAATGAATTACGCACATCCTTCCTCAAGCAATACGATTGATAGAGGACATTTAAGAAGACGATTGTTATCTAAGTTTGTTTTAAGTTAACAGTGAATTGTTCAAGCACATCAATTTCTCAATTTATATTAATGGAAATAAGGCTATCATTGGACAATCTCGCCAGTTTTCTACAGATATCTGGAGAGCACTCATGGGACACTGTTGTACAagttattttcattattttatatatattttaaatgatgTTCCATATAGCCAACATCCCTAAGACTTAGGCCTAAAAATCGCAAAACGGAGTTACGACACCAAGAACGAAAAAACGAATACAAATGTCAGCGAGTGATGAGCCTGTGCGTAAATGTAGCCTAAACGGTGATGCAACATCTCGCAATAGCAATCTCGACCCTGTTAATTAGCTTAACAGATGCCAAATAGTTGTATTTTACGACATCATTCACCATTGTGAAACTATCTTACAGCATCTCTCATCTTGTGACGTATAGTTGGTATTATATTTGGTATTTTAAAAGGCTACTAACGAAATGCTATCAAAGGAAAATACACTTTTAATTATCTGAACGCACCACAAATATTGCCCATTATTCGTGAAATAATACAACATTATTCTAGGTTATTGCActgaaaaaaaaattgaaatggtGAGTGGTGATTTTACTAATACGTTTAGATGGAAATTGCACATTCACGCGTGACTGGCGATTATTTAAAAACGGATGATGAAATaaatgttttctttccaaagacAGATAGGACTATTTGGATAATAGCAAACTCACATCAATTATTTAAATCAATTTCGCAGTATTGGTAGACATTAGAAAGATACAATACTTAAAGAGAAACATACATTTTAAATTTAAATAGATAATTAAATATGGTCATTTCCCTGCATCCCAAGAAAGATTGGTGTTGAGGGTGCTCgtgtggctacttggaagaaaaTAATTAGGGAACTCCATGCATAAACTCCCCAAGCAATCCGATGGTCCATTCTTTCCGGAGTAAATGTGTCCGGCAGGAGATGCCTTGGATGAGGGGTACTCCTCCTGGCACCATGCATTGAACGTCACCGGGTGGGGTACCTGGTGATGCGAGTAAAAATAACTCGCTTGTCCGGAGAGCAGGTTAAAGGAACAAGGGTTAGCGAGAGACAAAGTGCATGGCAACGATGAAGAGGCGAATGTTGTGGCTGCGCTCATTTGGTGATGGCGACAGTACTGCGCATCTCCACCCATGCCAACATAAGACGACTCTTGGTTTGTTTGGAAGATTCGGTCTGCCCTAGCATTTATGGCACTcacggtggtgtggtgtgaccgTTGAGAAAGGATCGAGGTGGCATAGTTGGACTGATGGGGCCCTACATATGACCCTGTGCCCGGGTATGAGTGCGCAGGATGTTGAAGGTTTAGAAACGATGGCACCGGCCAATAAAATGACCCAGTGAACGCCAGCCCGGCGGCAGTGGTGGTCAAACGCGAATCCCGTTTAATTTCCAACTTTGCCCGGGTGCCCGCCGTGGAACGGCACCGGAGTTTACCAGTTGTGCCAGCTATGAACATGTTCTCACTTGAAGGGTCAAGCATCCAGTAGTTGCCTTTGCCTGGGTCATCATAATGGCGAGGTATTTTGACAAAGCACTTGTTCAGACTCAGGTTATGTCGGATGGAATTCTGCCATCCTTTTCTATTTTCTCGATAGTAAGGGAAATTACCTATGATGAACTCATAAATGCCGTTGAGGGTAAGCCTTCGCTCCGGGCTCTGGCTAATAGCCATCATTATCAGAGCGTTATAGCTGAAAGGAGGTTTCTCCGGTTTGTCTTTTCCCTCTACTCCTCCACATGTCTTcacctctccaactctctccgtATCTTCTCCGTCTTCTCTTTTGCCATTTCTGGAGACTCGTTTGTCCTCTTGGACGGCGTATTCTTTATTATCACAGTTTTTGTCTCTATGTAAATCATATTTTCTATCTTGAGCACTAACTTCTTTAGGCCTAGCAGATAGACCCGAAGAAATGTGTTTTCTGGAAAGGGGCTTGGAGCATCCGGAAAGGATCCCATCCAGTGCGGCGCCGTCGTCACTCATCACTCCCTCTCGTCGAAACAGCAGGCTGCTGATGCTGAATGAAGACTTGTTGAAAAATCTGACAGGGGCTTTCAAATCCTCCATATTCAACATCACCCAGTTCCCACGGTGTCTGGCAGTCTGAAGAGAAGGAATGTCTAAATCCACGAATAAGACGCACAACGTATTAGGGTGCGAAAGACTAAATGCGCCCCTCGTGCGCTGCCAAATTCACTGACTGATCGATGAACTCACAGGCTCAATTATAACACTTCCGAGGAGCGTGACAGTCAAACCTCTCACCTGCGTCTCGCCCTTTGGTACTGCCTCTCTCTACTCCTTTCCATTTGTTTACACAATAACCTGGCAAACAGCCAATCAAATACGAATTAGGTGAAGGTGTGTAAGTAATTCAGGAGGAGGTAAACTCTTAAGGTAAGTAAACAAACCGAGAATTTAAAAGAGACATAGGTGCGGGGCAGCTTGTGACGCCTAGACGTCTGCCTGCAGGGCATGCGGCTTCCTGCATAACAGTTGACAAGTAAGAATTGTTGTAACGTCAAGGCGTACAGCATGAAGCTGCATTTATGTTTCATattttcctctcttttctcccccttaaTCCTACACCATGCAATACAAGCGTACACTTGTTTGGAAtgttgtgcctttaaacatcgcTTACAATGTTGAAACATTTACAGGTAGGCCTACAAGCTTTTCTCCCTTTGacaaattatgtttttttttgtgtgatttgcGAAGTCATTTCAATTTAATTCCAAAAGCTTAAACTCATCCAGCACAACACAGCAAGTCAGGACAATATAATATTTTGGGCACCCAAAATTGAAGTCCCATCCAGTTTTCTGTCAATAGTTAGTATTTGTTCAGcagcatattttttatttatttactctaTTAATGTGAGTTACTCTTACACCTTTCTCAGTTCTTATTTCCTAGAAAACTTTATAGCAGCACACTCATAGAAAAAGGAATATAATGGTATGTGGACAATTTTATGTGAATACCAAAATAAATAATAACGTTTAGTCTTAATATTTCTACTAAACAGATGCATTTTACAACTTTAATATTTTACCTCTACAATTACACTGTGAATGGGTGGCAATAATTTCAGAATCTGTTTGCACATCAATTGCCACATCAATTTCCAGGACCGAGTTTAGGTAACCCTGCTAGTATCGGCCATGGCTACGATGTTCTGGGTAATCTCTTCCATCAGCcaattctctctgtctttcgaaCCAGTAACAATTGAGTCTGTGGATGATGTTATGTTCAGGGAAATTTGAGATGTTTTAGTGCAGCATATAGTCTCTCCCCAGGACATTCGGTGTCCCTCAAGTCTCTGTGCCCAAGTAGGATAAATACAGGGTGAAAATGTCCCTGGGAAACCCCACACTGCAGGAGCTGTTTAACAGATGACTTGGCTGCTGGACTGGGGCTCTCATCTGAAACAGAGAAGCATAACCCATTGGTACCAATGCCTTACACACTGTAAGGACCGGGAGATGGAAAGTCCAATATTGTGTTTTTTACTGTTGAAGTTGCCCATGAAGGCAATGGCCAAAGAGTTGTGGTTGTTGCCCTTGGTATGTGTGCCCACAACACCCCAGCCACGGCCCTCATACACTGTGCAATCTCCCCCAATAAGAAAGCTGCAAATGCCAGAAAACAGTTATTATGCATATAGTATTATCCTAAGACAATGAATGATGGAAAATACCTGGAAAGGAGAGGTCACTCACTTGTATCCAATGTCATCAAAGTTCCTATCCTGCATATGCATTCTCTGTATGTGGATGAGCTGATGCCCCCACAATGCAGTGCCGTGTGGTGTATGACAACTCTTTGAGCAGGATACTTGAGGGTCTCCCGGCATTGAGGGGCTGCTGCTCCCCACTGTCCCCGAGTAACCACCTCTACTGAAATGCATACATATGGGTAACTAACCACAGTAAATCTGTACCATATCCAAACTGTAGACCTAACAATTCACTTTAGTTTACCCATTCATAACAAAGTATCATCAGATATCATAACCTTTCGACAGAACTCATATAGGTACTTCCTTACCAGTGACTCTTACGTCCATGTATTATACTATCCATAATTACTTTTCATTCCGTCGCTAGAGGTCATTGAAAAGAGGCAGTTTCCTTGACGTTCCTCAGAATAAGTGACTTGTTAACAACATATTGTTAAAGGGTATGTGGACTGTGTTTCTCCAGCGGGTTATTACATGTTATGCGTACTTTCCTTTCATGTGCATGCCAATCATATTACTCATGCTTTCCCCAATGACACTATTACACTCAGTGGGTCTAAAACGCTTTGAAAAATACACATTTGGAAATACACTGCAGTGCCAAACAGATATGCCTAGATACAAAAAGGGAAGTCGAAGCTACACCAATAAAGAGTAACATTTCATATGCCCAACTATAAAAGATAATACCCTTTTTACCTTCTATATTTCAGCTCTTTTTTTTGGATGCAAGTATTGCAACAGAGATCAGGTCACATGATTGCGTAACAATGGAAATTCAGGAAACATTTCAAATACACAACAGTGGCATGCAGTCTTAGAGAAGTCTTTCAATCaagtttttgaaagaaaacagaAGCATTTCACAACAAAAGTTTGTCTTATTTAAtttcaaatacatgtaaaaaGTACTAGAGCTAATACATTAACAAAATGATGTCCCAACAGGTGTTCCTCCACAACATGGTAAGAAATGGCATTTAAATGGTCCATACAAATCTTAGCAGTTCCTGTACGTACACTCCAACAAGATGATGAAGATCTAACACACAAAGTTAGTATTCCTGTAAAGGTTTCTGATTTGGTAGAGTATTTTAGGCCCACACAACCACCAGTCTTTCTGTTTTCAGCAACAGTGAACCCCAATGAGACATAGTGGACTGTTGGGCAACAGCAGAGACTGTGGATGCATACATCAgacctcctcttcatcctcctcactCTGTCCAGCGATGTCCACAGTGAGGGGCTGTGCAGACATAGTACAGCCTCATGACATCCTGCATAGAAAATAAAGCAGTAACTTTCATATACACCACATACCAATGTCTCCATATAGCTCAGTGGACTCTATAATACTCTAGTATTTCTAGATTTACCAACTATTTGGGGACAGTGGGTGTTCTATGATTAGCAACGTACCTCAGCCTTCATACTGTGTGACTGGAAAAACACTGCCACCTTGTGGCCGCACatgaaaagagagggaagagatcaATATTTTAGATTTATCTGGAAGGGAGATACCttgtcaattgtacaactgaatgcattcacaAGAAATGTATCTTCCGCatataacccaacccctctgaatcagagaggtgcggggggtgCCATAATCGAcgtccacgtcttcggcgcccggggaacagtgggttaactgccttgctcaggggcagaatgacagatttctaccttgtcagctgaCATTATTTTGAAATGATATAGTTTGTGAATATAAATAGTGTGGAGAAATTGCCTGGTTTCAGAGAgctagaggagggagatagagaacaAGGGTTTGTTTGAGTGTGGTTGTGTTGGCCACCCTCACTTTGGGCAGGGGTGAACCTCTGTCTGAGGTAGCGTTGGATCCTGGAACACATCTCCAATGATCTGCTCAActcactgaggagagaagagacagagaggtgagactgaGAGAAGAGTTATAGAGAAGAGACAGACCTGCCAACCCTGTCCAAGTTAAGAGTACCCTCAGCGCTCGTGCGTGTGCTGTTTGTGAGTCTGATCGCAAAATGTCTTTCTTGACAGCGTTCCATTTACACATATGGTGAAAGTCACAATCAATATCTAATTAGAAAGAACGCACAAAGGGCCTTTATTCTTggagtttttaaaaaacattttattaaaCAAATAATAACAAGTTATTTGTTTAAAAACCTCTTGAGGATAGGGAGACACtagcgtctca
This window contains:
- the LOC112265972 gene encoding forkhead box protein G1-like is translated as MLNMEDLKAPVRFFNKSSFSISSLLFRREGVMSDDGAALDGILSGCSKPLSRKHISSGLSARPKEVSAQDRKYDLHRDKNCDNKEYAVQEDKRVSRNGKREDGEDTERVGEVKTCGGVEGKDKPEKPPFSYNALIMMAISQSPERRLTLNGIYEFIIGNFPYYRENRKGWQNSIRHNLSLNKCFVKIPRHYDDPGKGNYWMLDPSSENMFIAGTTGKLRCRSTAGTRAKLEIKRDSRLTTTAAGLAFTGSFYWPVPSFLNLQHPAHSYPGTGSYVGPHQSNYATSILSQRSHHTTVSAINARADRIFQTNQESSYVGMGGDAQYCRHHQMSAATTFASSSLPCTLSLANPCSFNLLSGQASYFYSHHQVPHPVTFNAWCQEEYPSSKASPAGHIYSGKNGPSDCLGSLCMEFPNYFLPSSHTSTLNTNLSWDAGK
- the LOC112266146 gene encoding peptidoglycan recognition protein, translating into MDSIIHGRKSHCRGGYSGTVGSSSPSMPGDPQVSCSKSCHTPHGTALWGHQLIHIQRMHMQDRNFDDIGYNFLIGGDCTVYEGRGWGVVGTHTKGNNHNSLAIAFMGNFNNESPSPAAKSSVKQLLQCGVSQGHFHPVFILLGHRDLRDTECPGERLYAALKHLKFP